One region of Pyramidobacter sp. YE332 genomic DNA includes:
- a CDS encoding TetR/AcrR family transcriptional regulator, which translates to MERESETQAKILAAATAEFLRKGFRGASLRQIVKSVGVTTGAFYRYYASKEELFDALVLPHARRLMELYEAGAADFKRMAPEEQIHAMGEVGRRCMKAMYEYARAHRDAFRLILAAPESSKCGGFVHRLTEREIAETHGFMSVMAARGRAVRTPSPFFEHIVVSGLFTALSELVVHDVPPEEALKCIDQLCDFHRAGWAKLMGL; encoded by the coding sequence ATGGAACGGGAGTCGGAAACGCAGGCGAAGATCCTCGCGGCGGCGACGGCGGAGTTTTTGCGAAAGGGGTTTCGCGGCGCGTCGCTGCGGCAGATCGTCAAAAGCGTGGGCGTGACGACGGGCGCGTTTTACCGCTACTACGCGAGCAAGGAAGAATTGTTCGACGCGCTGGTTTTGCCGCACGCGCGGCGTCTCATGGAACTGTACGAAGCGGGCGCGGCGGATTTCAAAAGAATGGCGCCGGAAGAGCAGATCCACGCCATGGGCGAAGTGGGGCGCCGGTGCATGAAGGCCATGTACGAATACGCGCGCGCCCACCGCGACGCCTTCCGGCTGATCCTCGCGGCGCCGGAGTCGTCGAAATGCGGCGGCTTCGTCCATCGCTTGACGGAACGCGAGATCGCCGAAACGCACGGCTTCATGTCGGTCATGGCGGCGCGCGGGCGCGCCGTGAGAACGCCCAGTCCGTTCTTCGAGCACATCGTCGTCAGCGGGCTTTTCACGGCGCTGTCCGAGCTGGTCGTTCACGACGTGCCGCCCGAAGAAGCGCTGAAATGCATCGACCAACTCTGCGATTTTCACCGCGCCGGCTGGGCGAAGCTGATGGGGCTATAA
- a CDS encoding ankyrin repeat domain-containing protein produces MSRKLIFALAAVLTLACAAGAAARGVMPQDEFLACCARGKLSQVGKGVRRNADVNRLEATGQSPLICAAGEQDDPRVIEYLVKKGAEVNKANFQGLTPLMVAALRNPRARIARALLKCGADPRLTDMTGSTALILAARGNPSAAVLAALIEAAPDTLNRASASGVTALMAAAESGRAEIIDLLLKKGADLRPKDASGRRAADYARANPVLRGSLWPDRLDRYR; encoded by the coding sequence ATGAGCAGAAAATTGATCTTTGCGCTGGCCGCCGTACTGACGTTGGCCTGTGCCGCCGGGGCGGCGGCGCGCGGCGTGATGCCGCAGGACGAATTTCTCGCCTGCTGCGCCCGCGGCAAACTCTCGCAGGTCGGCAAGGGCGTGCGCCGCAACGCCGACGTGAACCGCCTCGAAGCCACGGGCCAGAGCCCGCTGATCTGCGCCGCCGGCGAGCAGGACGACCCGCGCGTGATCGAATATCTGGTGAAAAAGGGCGCCGAAGTGAACAAGGCCAACTTTCAGGGACTGACGCCGCTGATGGTGGCCGCCCTGCGCAACCCACGCGCCCGCATCGCGCGGGCGCTGTTGAAATGCGGCGCCGATCCGCGCCTGACCGACATGACCGGCAGCACCGCGCTGATCCTCGCCGCGCGCGGCAATCCCAGCGCCGCCGTGCTGGCCGCGCTGATCGAAGCCGCCCCCGACACGCTGAACCGGGCCAGCGCCTCGGGCGTCACGGCGCTGATGGCCGCGGCCGAAAGCGGCCGGGCGGAAATAATTGACCTGCTGCTGAAAAAGGGCGCCGATCTCCGGCCGAAAGACGCCTCCGGCCGCCGCGCCGCCGATTACGCCCGCGCCAATCCGGTCCTGCGCGGTTCGCTGTGGCCGGACCGCCTGGATCGATATCGCTGA
- a CDS encoding DUF362 domain-containing protein, which yields MRSALLGLVVLVSFVSSVFAAAPKEIPVVYMTKSITPEGMVRAYQALNWKPSGRVAVKLSTGEPPASNYLRPQLIADVVRLAGGTIVECNTAYGGSRAESAMHYQVAKDHGFTAIAPFTILDEKGDASLPAAGVHLKENLVGKAFADFDSYLVLTHFKGHAMAGFGGAIKNISIGLASHTGKCLIHSAGKSRTNPWGGVQDHFLESMGEAGKSVSDALGQGARIAYINVMNRLSVDCDCDGHPDEPDMHDVGILSSSDPVALDQACVDLVYAQKDGEGASLVNRIESRHGLHTLENAEKIGLGRRKYRLVSLD from the coding sequence ATGCGTTCCGCACTGTTGGGTTTAGTGGTTCTGGTCTCGTTCGTCTCGTCCGTTTTCGCCGCGGCACCCAAGGAGATCCCCGTCGTCTACATGACGAAGAGCATCACGCCGGAGGGAATGGTGCGGGCCTACCAAGCTCTGAACTGGAAGCCGTCGGGACGGGTCGCCGTCAAACTGAGCACCGGCGAGCCGCCGGCAAGCAACTATCTGCGTCCGCAGCTGATCGCCGACGTGGTCCGCCTCGCGGGCGGCACCATTGTGGAGTGCAACACGGCGTATGGAGGATCGCGCGCCGAGTCGGCCATGCACTATCAGGTCGCGAAAGATCACGGCTTCACGGCCATCGCCCCTTTCACGATCCTCGACGAAAAAGGCGACGCCTCTCTGCCCGCAGCGGGCGTCCATTTGAAAGAAAACCTTGTCGGCAAAGCTTTCGCCGATTTCGATTCCTATCTGGTGCTGACGCACTTCAAGGGTCACGCCATGGCCGGGTTCGGCGGCGCGATCAAGAACATTTCCATCGGCCTCGCCTCGCACACCGGCAAGTGCCTGATCCACTCCGCGGGAAAGAGCCGCACCAATCCCTGGGGCGGCGTGCAGGATCATTTCCTCGAGTCCATGGGCGAAGCCGGCAAATCCGTCTCCGACGCGCTCGGACAAGGAGCGCGCATCGCCTACATCAACGTCATGAACCGCCTCTCGGTCGACTGCGACTGCGACGGCCATCCCGACGAACCCGACATGCACGACGTCGGCATCCTTTCCTCAAGCGACCCGGTGGCGCTCGACCAGGCCTGCGTCGACCTCGTTTACGCGCAAAAGGACGGCGAGGGCGCCTCGCTGGTAAACCGCATCGAGTCGCGCCATGGCCTCCACACGCTGGAAAACGCCGAGAAGATCGGCCTCGGCCGCCGCAAGTACAGGCTGGTCTCCCTTGATTGA
- a CDS encoding permease, whose translation MIDVLQRESVYVSYYFTVQFRQIFRYWLLGMLIGSAVAVFGKQRIHGAFSRLQGQKLGLLGIVPACLLGIASPLCMYGTIPVAASFSAQGMRDDWLAAFMTASALLNPQLLAYSAALGTTMLAVRALSCFLCGVAAGLLVHFFCRKGVFNFAGFSAPENRDADPSVLLRFAKNFGRNVRATGGWFLTGILLSALFQRYVPADAFAKLFGKHEGFGVLMAATVGVPLYACGGGTIPLLQNWLADGMSAGSAAAFMITGPATKITNLGALKIVLGPRSFSLYLAFVMLFSLLTGLLVNLAV comes from the coding sequence TTGATTGACGTCCTGCAGCGGGAGTCCGTCTACGTCAGTTACTATTTCACCGTTCAGTTCCGGCAGATCTTCCGTTACTGGCTGCTGGGCATGCTGATCGGTTCGGCCGTGGCGGTCTTCGGCAAACAAAGGATCCACGGCGCTTTCAGCCGGCTGCAAGGACAAAAACTCGGCCTGCTCGGCATCGTTCCCGCCTGCCTGCTGGGGATCGCTTCACCGCTGTGCATGTACGGCACGATCCCCGTCGCCGCGTCGTTTTCCGCACAGGGCATGCGCGACGACTGGCTGGCCGCCTTCATGACGGCCTCGGCGCTGCTGAACCCGCAGCTGCTCGCGTACAGCGCCGCGCTGGGGACGACGATGCTGGCCGTGCGCGCGCTGTCGTGCTTTCTCTGCGGCGTCGCCGCGGGATTGCTGGTCCATTTTTTCTGCCGGAAGGGAGTCTTCAACTTCGCGGGCTTTTCCGCGCCGGAGAACCGCGACGCCGATCCCAGCGTCCTGCTCCGCTTCGCCAAAAACTTCGGCCGCAACGTGCGCGCCACCGGCGGCTGGTTCCTGACCGGCATTTTGCTGTCGGCGCTCTTTCAGCGCTACGTGCCGGCCGACGCTTTCGCCAAACTCTTCGGAAAACATGAAGGCTTCGGCGTGCTGATGGCTGCCACGGTCGGCGTGCCGCTCTACGCCTGCGGAGGCGGCACCATCCCCCTGCTTCAGAACTGGCTCGCCGACGGCATGAGCGCCGGCAGCGCCGCTGCTTTCATGATCACCGGTCCGGCGACGAAGATCACCAACCTCGGCGCGCTCAAGATCGTCTTGGGACCGCGCAGTTTTTCGCTCTACCTGGCCTTCGTGATGCTCTTCTCGCTGCTGACGGGGCTGCTGGTGAATCTGGCGGTTTAA
- a CDS encoding ATPase P, which translates to MIRIEIPGRAEPLEIAHVALDYNGTVAVDGRVLESVRSRLPELLELVGVHVLTADTYGTVRAQCEPLGVEVHAFPRAGAGACKKEIVAGLRGGVACFGNGFNDIPMFDLAALSVAVLEGEGLCAALLPHADVLVRTAAEGLDLLLKPDRLRATLRN; encoded by the coding sequence GTGATCCGCATCGAGATCCCCGGCCGTGCCGAGCCGCTGGAAATCGCCCACGTCGCGCTCGACTACAACGGCACCGTCGCCGTCGACGGACGAGTGCTTGAAAGCGTCAGATCGCGCCTGCCCGAACTGCTGGAACTCGTCGGCGTCCACGTGCTCACCGCCGACACATACGGTACCGTGCGCGCTCAGTGCGAACCGCTGGGCGTGGAGGTGCACGCCTTTCCGCGCGCGGGGGCGGGGGCCTGCAAGAAAGAGATCGTCGCCGGGCTGCGCGGCGGCGTCGCCTGCTTCGGCAACGGCTTCAACGATATTCCCATGTTCGACCTCGCCGCCCTCTCCGTCGCCGTGCTCGAAGGCGAAGGGCTCTGCGCCGCTCTGCTGCCTCACGCCGACGTGCTTGTCAGAACCGCCGCCGAAGGCCTCGACCTGCTCCTCAAACCCGACCGCCTCAGAGCGACGCTGCGGAATTGA
- a CDS encoding type III pantothenate kinase yields the protein MLLLFDVGNTHVTIGGYDGDRRLFTGRVASDRHRTEDEYAMIVESVLRMHGYALGDVEDGVISSVVPVVTQALDRAFQLLWHKRMMAVTTALDLGLTIMTDAPELLGKDLIVDAVAAKVKYSCPILVFDLGTATTCSVIDKDGRYRGGMIAPGLGISVDALGSRTAQLPYVSLDAPDQLIGTNTKNCIRSGVMYGHAGMIDGFIDRMEEHLGQKCTAVITGGLAAKVAPLCRRPIVLDEYLLFDGLRALYAKNKDRPRG from the coding sequence ATGCTTCTTCTGTTCGACGTGGGCAACACCCACGTCACCATCGGCGGCTACGACGGCGACCGCCGCCTATTCACGGGGCGCGTGGCCAGCGACCGGCACAGGACCGAAGACGAGTACGCCATGATCGTCGAGAGCGTGCTGCGCATGCACGGTTATGCGCTCGGCGACGTGGAAGACGGCGTCATCAGCTCCGTCGTGCCCGTCGTCACGCAGGCGCTGGACCGCGCCTTTCAGCTGCTTTGGCACAAGCGCATGATGGCCGTGACCACGGCGCTCGACCTCGGCCTGACGATCATGACCGACGCGCCCGAACTACTCGGCAAGGATCTGATCGTCGACGCCGTGGCCGCGAAAGTCAAATATTCCTGTCCGATCCTCGTCTTCGACCTCGGCACCGCCACCACCTGCTCGGTCATCGACAAGGACGGCCGCTACCGCGGCGGCATGATCGCGCCGGGGCTCGGCATCTCCGTGGACGCGCTCGGTTCGCGCACGGCGCAGCTGCCCTACGTCAGCCTCGACGCGCCCGATCAGCTCATCGGCACCAACACGAAAAACTGCATCCGCTCCGGCGTCATGTACGGGCACGCCGGCATGATCGACGGCTTCATCGACCGCATGGAAGAACATCTCGGCCAAAAGTGCACCGCCGTCATCACCGGCGGGCTGGCCGCCAAAGTGGCGCCGCTGTGCCGCCGCCCCATCGTCCTCGACGAATATCTGCTCTTCGACGGCCTGCGCGCGCTCTACGCGAAGAACAAAGACAGGCCGCGCGGGTAG
- the coaBC gene encoding bifunctional phosphopantothenoylcysteine decarboxylase/phosphopantothenate--cysteine ligase CoaBC: MLEGKNILLGVSGGIAAYKIASLASALTKRGCAVQVVMTKAAEQFVAPVTFEALTHRRVFDDVFDRADPSVVRHIALAAGADALVIAPATADVIAKIAHGIADDMLTSTVLPFTGCRIVVPAMNTHMLDNAATQENLATLRRRGWRVMEPAEGRLACGDTGRGKMPEPEDILEFIEHFAACEKDLTGERVLVTAGPTQEALDPVRFLTNHSTGRMGYAVARAAAMRGAQVTLVSGPVGLKKPLFVDLVSVVSAQDMFDAVVSRFDRSTIVVKAAAVADYRPAAASENKIKKQDSDMNLPLERTADILKYLGEHRADQFICGFSMETENLLENSRAKLAKKRVQMIAANSLKVAGAGFGADTNVLTLITADAETELPLMSKDQAAHRLLDEILRRRGR, translated from the coding sequence ATGCTCGAGGGGAAAAACATTCTGCTGGGAGTGAGCGGCGGCATCGCCGCCTATAAGATCGCGTCGCTGGCTTCGGCCTTGACGAAGCGCGGCTGCGCGGTGCAGGTGGTGATGACGAAGGCCGCGGAGCAGTTCGTCGCGCCCGTCACGTTCGAGGCCCTGACCCACCGCCGCGTCTTCGACGACGTGTTCGACCGCGCCGACCCGTCCGTCGTCCGCCACATCGCGCTGGCCGCCGGGGCCGACGCGCTCGTGATCGCGCCCGCCACCGCCGACGTGATCGCCAAAATCGCCCACGGCATCGCCGACGACATGCTCACCAGCACCGTGCTGCCGTTTACAGGCTGCCGCATCGTCGTGCCCGCCATGAACACCCACATGCTCGACAACGCCGCCACGCAGGAAAACCTGGCCACGCTGCGCCGCCGCGGCTGGCGCGTGATGGAGCCGGCCGAAGGGCGCCTGGCCTGCGGCGACACGGGGCGCGGCAAAATGCCCGAGCCGGAAGATATCCTCGAGTTCATCGAGCATTTCGCCGCCTGCGAAAAAGACCTGACCGGCGAGCGCGTGCTCGTCACCGCCGGCCCCACGCAAGAGGCGCTCGACCCCGTGCGCTTCCTCACCAACCACTCAACGGGCCGCATGGGCTACGCCGTCGCCCGCGCCGCCGCCATGCGTGGCGCGCAGGTGACGCTGGTGTCCGGCCCCGTCGGGCTGAAAAAACCGCTCTTCGTCGATCTGGTCAGCGTCGTCAGCGCGCAGGACATGTTCGACGCCGTCGTCTCGCGCTTCGACCGGAGCACCATCGTCGTCAAGGCCGCCGCCGTCGCCGACTACCGCCCCGCCGCGGCCTCCGAGAACAAGATCAAGAAACAGGACTCGGACATGAACCTGCCGCTGGAACGCACCGCCGACATCCTCAAATATCTGGGCGAGCACCGCGCCGATCAGTTCATCTGCGGCTTCTCCATGGAGACGGAGAACCTGCTCGAGAACTCGCGCGCCAAGCTCGCCAAAAAACGCGTGCAGATGATCGCCGCCAACAGCCTCAAAGTCGCCGGCGCCGGCTTCGGCGCCGACACCAACGTCCTCACGCTGATCACCGCCGACGCCGAGACCGAACTGCCGCTGATGAGCAAGGACCAGGCCGCCCACCGCCTGCTCGACGAGATCCTGCGCCGGCGCGGGCGGTAA
- a CDS encoding C1 family peptidase, with the protein MSFEGISERQHAEYRARYESSALYRAVGNALSKHGIGDVAFSSKGRNAAQFRFSHVVPTLPAANQKKSGRCWIFAALNVLRELTAKKLNLAELEFSQNYMAFWDKFEKANYFLESVIALAGRPVDDRLLSYVLDTAVQDGGQWDMFVNLVEKYGVAPKSAMEETFQSSNTADMNKLLNAKLRRGAALLRAEVAAGGDPRALRLRIMDEVHALLCLCFGQPPQTFDFEYVDKDKNFHADRDLTPKSFYEKYVGLDLKNDYVSLINSPTADKPFYRAVAIDWLGNVAEGRPVRYLNLPMDELKDLIVRQLKDGECVWFGSDVGKKGARDMGIWSDACFDYEGTFAMDFAMTKGERLDLRDSAMNHAMVITGVNLDAAGQPNRWKIENSWGDEHGDKGYYLMDGGWFDEYVYQAVINKKHLSEKQLAALETEPLHFFPWDPMGTLAE; encoded by the coding sequence ATGTCATTTGAAGGGATTTCCGAACGGCAGCATGCCGAGTACCGGGCGCGTTACGAGAGCAGCGCGCTGTACCGGGCGGTGGGCAACGCGCTGTCGAAGCACGGCATCGGCGACGTCGCGTTCAGTTCCAAAGGGCGCAACGCCGCGCAGTTCCGCTTTTCGCACGTCGTGCCCACGCTGCCCGCCGCCAATCAGAAAAAGAGCGGCCGCTGCTGGATCTTCGCCGCGCTCAACGTGCTGCGCGAGCTCACCGCCAAGAAGCTGAACCTCGCCGAGCTGGAGTTTTCGCAGAACTACATGGCCTTCTGGGACAAGTTCGAAAAGGCCAACTACTTCCTCGAAAGCGTCATCGCCCTGGCCGGCAGGCCCGTCGACGACCGGCTGCTGAGCTATGTGCTCGACACCGCGGTGCAGGACGGCGGCCAGTGGGACATGTTCGTCAACCTGGTCGAGAAGTACGGCGTCGCCCCCAAGTCGGCCATGGAAGAGACGTTCCAGAGCAGCAACACCGCCGACATGAACAAACTGCTCAACGCCAAGCTGCGCCGCGGCGCCGCCCTGCTGCGCGCCGAGGTTGCCGCGGGCGGCGACCCGCGCGCCCTGAGGCTGCGGATCATGGACGAAGTGCACGCGCTGCTGTGCCTGTGCTTCGGCCAGCCGCCGCAGACATTCGACTTCGAGTACGTCGACAAGGACAAGAACTTCCACGCCGACCGCGACCTGACCCCGAAAAGCTTTTACGAAAAGTACGTCGGCCTCGACCTGAAAAACGATTACGTCAGCCTGATCAACTCTCCCACCGCCGACAAGCCGTTCTACCGCGCCGTCGCCATCGACTGGCTGGGCAACGTCGCCGAGGGGCGTCCCGTGCGCTATCTCAACCTGCCCATGGACGAGCTGAAAGACCTGATCGTGCGCCAGCTCAAAGACGGCGAGTGCGTCTGGTTCGGTTCCGACGTCGGCAAGAAAGGCGCGCGCGACATGGGCATCTGGAGCGACGCCTGCTTCGACTACGAAGGCACCTTCGCGATGGACTTCGCCATGACCAAGGGCGAGCGTCTCGACCTGCGCGACAGCGCCATGAACCACGCCATGGTCATCACCGGCGTCAACCTCGACGCCGCCGGGCAGCCCAACCGCTGGAAGATTGAAAACAGCTGGGGCGACGAGCACGGCGATAAAGGCTACTATCTGATGGACGGCGGCTGGTTCGACGAGTACGTCTACCAGGCCGTGATCAACAAAAAGCACCTCAGCGAGAAGCAGCTCGCCGCGCTGGAAACCGAGCCGCTGCACTTCTTCCCGTGGGACCCCATGGGCACGCTGGCCGAGTAA
- a CDS encoding ABC transporter permease subunit, producing the protein MGRLRYFFGKYWLTFCICASLIALYVYMTETGRANPYLFPRVDAIRKVFAGEGRTMFVNLLASMKLMIPSIAVSLGVALFVGTVLGMNERLRDALYPVIYMFSVVPSILLSPFALLLAPDFWSASVFLIVYGTVWSTLFAAITGIMTIDKRYLDKAATLELKGFKRLVKVILPAASPSILAGFVNSLRSTFVMLVYSEMYGAQYGMGFFVKKYAEFGLYDYTWAGFLFMVLVLVVVMQFFEQIKKRMLRWTMNVRAQ; encoded by the coding sequence ATGGGCAGGCTGAGATATTTTTTCGGCAAATACTGGCTGACTTTCTGCATCTGCGCCTCGCTCATCGCGCTGTACGTTTACATGACCGAGACGGGGCGCGCCAATCCTTATCTGTTCCCGCGCGTCGACGCCATCCGCAAAGTCTTCGCCGGCGAAGGGCGCACGATGTTCGTGAACCTGCTGGCGTCGATGAAGCTGATGATCCCGTCGATCGCCGTCTCCCTGGGCGTGGCGCTGTTCGTCGGCACGGTCCTGGGCATGAACGAGCGGCTGCGCGACGCGCTGTATCCGGTGATTTACATGTTCAGCGTCGTGCCGTCGATTTTGTTGTCGCCGTTCGCGCTGTTGCTGGCGCCGGATTTCTGGAGCGCCTCGGTGTTCCTGATCGTTTACGGCACGGTCTGGTCGACGCTGTTCGCGGCCATCACGGGCATCATGACTATCGATAAGCGCTATCTCGACAAGGCGGCGACGCTGGAACTGAAAGGTTTCAAGCGTCTCGTCAAGGTCATCCTGCCGGCGGCCAGCCCGTCGATTCTTGCCGGATTCGTCAACTCGCTGCGCAGCACGTTCGTGATGCTGGTCTATTCGGAGATGTACGGCGCGCAGTACGGCATGGGCTTTTTCGTGAAGAAGTACGCGGAGTTCGGTCTCTACGACTACACCTGGGCGGGATTTTTGTTCATGGTGCTGGTGCTGGTCGTGGTGATGCAGTTTTTCGAGCAGATCAAGAAACGTATGCTCCGCTGGACGATGAATGTCCGAGCGCAGTAA